AGCTCTTTTTTAGAGAAAAAAGAGCTCCTTCCGGAACATGTGCGAACAGACGCTGAAAGCGGCGACTGGCTGTTTGGAAGAGGGACGATGGATATGAAAGCGGGGCTCGCTGTTCAGCTGTCGATGCTGGAGCGGGCGATGGACGGCCAGTTTGAAGGAAATCTGCTGTTGATTACGGTTCCTGACGAGGAAGCAAATTCGAAAGGCATGATTGAAGCTGTTCCTGTACTGAAGGAAATGGAGAAAAAGCATGATATCACATTAACAGCTTGCCTGAATGCCGAACCGATGTTTGAAAAATTTCCCGGCGACCAGCAGCAATATTTTTACTCCGGAAGCATTGGCAAGGTACTTGCGGGGTTTTTCTGCAAGGGGATTGAAACTCATGTCGGAGAGCCGTTTTCAGGCGTAAACGCAAATTTAATGGTATCTGAGTTGAACCGCTTGCTTGAATTGAATGCTGATTATTGCGAGAAGGTTGAAGGTGAAGTCACTCCGCCGCCGGTAAATTTAATGCAAAAGGACTTGAAAGAGGCGTATTCTGTTCAGACACCACATACAGCTGTCACGTTATTTAATGTGCTGTCCATGAAACGATCGGCCAGTGAACTGCATCAGATGCTGCTGAAAACCGCGGAGCAGGCGGCGAGAGAAATCACCGCGAATATTCGGAAGAAAACACAGGATTTCCAGCAATTTGAGTCGTTTACTCCGGTGGAACGCACCGTCTCTGTTTTGACTTTTGATGAGCTGGTCACACGTGCGAAAAAGCGTGTCGGAAACTCGGAAACAGAGCGGGTGTTGAATTATGCCTTTGCCAACAGGGGAGATCTTGGGGACAGGGATTTTTCAACGAAAATGGTGTCTGAGCTTGCTTCGCTTTGTAAGGAAGATGCGCCGCTCATTGTTCTGTTCTACAGCCCGCCATTTTATCCTTCGGTTTCTTCAAAGGACGATCCATTGATCAGGAATACAGCTGATCAGCTTACCCATTATGCAGCTGACAGATTCGGCATTGCGTTGCGGGAGGTTCAGTATTTTCCCGGACTTTCAGACTTAAGCTATCTGCAGCTCGAAAAGCAGGAAG
The Bacillus vallismortis genome window above contains:
- a CDS encoding M20/M25/M40 family metallo-hydrolase; this encodes MNWQTKDELLTLLTSLVQYESITGSKGEAALAEYLYFILKDKPYFQTHPEDVTLHPMDDGRSFLTALVKKKNVKKTVLLLSHFDVVDIEDYGEFKHMACKPAELLSSFLEKKELLPEHVRTDAESGDWLFGRGTMDMKAGLAVQLSMLERAMDGQFEGNLLLITVPDEEANSKGMIEAVPVLKEMEKKHDITLTACLNAEPMFEKFPGDQQQYFYSGSIGKVLAGFFCKGIETHVGEPFSGVNANLMVSELNRLLELNADYCEKVEGEVTPPPVNLMQKDLKEAYSVQTPHTAVTLFNVLSMKRSASELHQMLLKTAEQAAREITANIRKKTQDFQQFESFTPVERTVSVLTFDELVTRAKKRVGNSETERVLNYAFANRGDLGDRDFSTKMVSELASLCKEDAPLIVLFYSPPFYPSVSSKDDPLIRNTADQLTHYAADRFGIALREVQYFPGLSDLSYLQLEKQEVDAYTSNMPLFNRGYTLPSRKDQALYVPVLNVGPAGKDPHKWTERLYLPYSFEVLPDLLSFTISALLQPSEAARF